From a single Micromonas commoda chromosome 5, complete sequence genomic region:
- a CDS encoding predicted protein, whose protein sequence is MGNKGGKPRPASEAAEPAAAVRDEDAPPPLFAADAAGLGDAAISLRRCGVACVRVDDAAAALHRACFEVAKDGMDSCEEMVRDGDPLVLADSADSGHATGVHAAGWGSSYNQTREGFVFSDGATFGVPRDDPYAAARFEAHCRAMHDSALALARGVLAALERHLDVPTGWFEETFGPIANNSQWHVKRYRPERADVHARSIAGCTKASKSEQNDKTVLLPVHTDPSLVSIVLHDAPASSDGAAGLEFLSQQGRGVWVEVPKHGHDVATVFVGSVLDRITRGAFPAARHRVAVRDPGSLGLSRVAATFFWRPAPNATLKMPPSRSLPDPGEYKQMLFSTWCKRVAKRYEAHKTPRPKGKKNGESGESGESGPEKKKENVDPKEEETRRKNVRRERRRREMPRISRDPDARDERLALLGGPILGREKYLGGALGSDGKIYAIPGFARRVLRIDPNDGGVEYVGPEYPGEFKWLRSVTCPKSGAIYGLPCHADTVLKIVPGPEPIITEIGAGEIGVGLWKFHGGVLSPHDGCIYCIPQFAERVLKIDPATDSCELIGPAFPGRNKWYGGLMGTDGCIYGVPQNAESVLRIDPKGPNGAECTLHGKYPSGGWKWHGGTVGVDGAIYGIPAHANTILKIIPGNPPRMTEIGENLRTGRHRTDGKYKFLGGVLGKDGCVYFIPSDSDYVLQVDCETDEVREVGESLENERIVQNKWQNGFCGDDGVIWGIPLKGETVLTVRPPAVKGEGRVVVKTVGGPFRGLNKWEGGVMSANGKMYCMPLNHKRVLEIDPFVGGVRAITASMEGMAATAGMNHD, encoded by the coding sequence ATGGGAAACAAAGGCGGGAAGCCGCGGCCAGCCTCGgaggccgccgagcccgccgccgcggtccgcgacgaggacgcaccgccgccgctcttcgcggcggacgcggccggcctcggcgacgccgcgatctccCTGCGCCGATGCGGCGTGGCGTgtgttcgcgtcgacgacgccgccgcggcgctgcatCGCGCCTGCTTCGAGGTGGCCAAGGACGGCATGGACTCGTGCGAGGAAATggtgcgcgacggggaccCGCTCGTCCTGGCGGACTCCGCGGACTCCGGCCACGCCaccggcgtccacgccgcgggaTGGGGCTCTTCGTATAACCAGACCCGCGAGGGATTCGTCTtcagcgacggcgccaccTTTGGCGTGCCGCGGGACGAtccgtacgcggcggcgcggttcgAGGCGCACTGCCGCGCGATGCACGactccgccctcgcgctggcACGCGGGGTGCTCGCGGCTCTCGAGCGCCACCTCGACGTTCCCACCGGCTGGTTCGAAGAAACCTTCGGTCCAATCGCGAACAACTCGCAGTGGCACGTGAAGAGGTAccgacccgaacgcgccgacgttCACGCGCGTTCAATCGCGGGATGCACCAAGGCTTCCAAATCGGAGCAAAACGACAAGACGGTGCTGCTGCCGGTGCACACGGACCCGAGCCTGGTTTCAATCGTGTTACACGACGCGCCTGCTTCGTCCGACGGAGCCGCGGGTCTCGAGTTTCTCTCCCAACAGGGCCGCGGCGTGTGGGTCGAGGTGCCCAAACACggccacgacgtcgccaccgtgTTCGTCGGGAGCGTGCTGGACAGGatcacgcgcggcgcgttcccggcggcgaggcacaGGGTGGCGGTGAGAGACCCGGGGTCTTTGGGTCTATCGCGAGTCGCCGCGACTTTTTTCTGGAGGCCCGCGCCTAACGCGACGCTGAAgatgccgccgtcgcgctcgctcccGGACCCGGGGGAGTACAAACAGATGCTGTTCAGCACGTGGTGCAAGCGAGTGGCGAAGCGGTACGAGGCGCACAAGACCCCGAGGCCGAAGGGGAAGAAGAATGGGGAGAGCGGGGAGAGCGGGGAGAGCGGACCtgagaagaagaaggaaaACGTCGACCCAAAGGAGGAGGAAACGAGACGGAAGaacgttcgccgcgagcgtcgacgacgggagaTGCCCCGCATCAGCAgggaccccgacgcgcgcgacgagcgcctcgcacTCCTCGGCGGCCCGATCCTCGGCAGGGAGAAGTACCTCGGCGGAGCGCTCGGCTCTGACGGTAAGATTTACGCGATTCCGGGGTTCGCGAGGCGGGTCCTTCGCATAGACccgaacgacggcggcgtggagtACGTCGGTCCCGAGTACCCGGGGGAGTTCAAGTGGCTCCGATCGGTGACGTGCCCAAAGTCCGGCGCCATCTACGGGCTTCCCTGCCACGCCGACACCGTCTTAAAGATCGTACCCGGCCCGGAACCGATAATCACCGAGATTGGCGCCGGGGAGATTGGCGTTGGATTGTGGAAGttccacggcggcgtgctgTCGCCGCACGACGGGTGCATCTACTGCATCCCTCAgttcgcggagcgcgtcTTGAAGATCGATCCGGCCACGGATTCGTGCGAGCTCATCGGCCCGGCGTTTCCCGGTCGCAACAAGTGGTACGGCGGGCTCATGGGTACCGACGGGTGCATCTACGGCGTACCCCAAAACGCCGAATCGGTTCTGAGGATCGACCCGAAGGGTCCGAACGGCGCGGAGTGCACGCTGCACGGGAAGTACCCGTCGGGCGGGTGGAAGTGGCACGGCGGGACGgtgggcgtggacggcgccatCTACGGGAtccccgcgcacgcgaacACGATTCTTAAGATCATCCCGGGGAATCCCCCGCGTATGACGGAGATTGGCGAGAACCTTCGCACCGGGCGGCACAGGACAGACGGCAAATACAAGTTCCTCGGCGGAGTCCTCGGGAAGGACGGATGCGTGTACTTCATACCCAGCGACAGCGACTACGTGCTGCAGGTCGACTgcgagacggacgaggtccgcgaggtGGGCGAGAGCTTGGAGAATGAACGGATCGTGCAGAATAAATGGCAAAATGGGTTttgcggcgacgacggcgtcataTGGGGCATACCTCTGAAGGGGGAGACTGTGCTCACGGTGAGACCCCCCGCGGTGAAAGGTGAGGGCCGAGTTGTCGTCAAGACTGTGGGCGGGCCGTTTCGGGGTTTGAACAAGTGGGAGGGTGGCGTGATGAGCGCGAACGGCAAGATGTACTGCATGCCGCTCAACCACAAGAGGGTCCTCGAGATTGATCCATTCGTCGGTGGGGTGAGAGCCATCACGGCTTCGATGGAGGGTATggcggccaccgccgggATGAATCACGATTAG
- a CDS encoding predicted protein, producing the protein MASSPPPRHDHHRQRSRGRVTPSYVSFPTCLCMLLCALLCSFHTSPGGHGAVAAAEEGDGEGDGISQGPYLKVSKVSKHLERARTGEDLRVDADISFRREGLGEDDPYLVSLHDRYVVTARIRYVSMFGEERVADMRRVPDAKPTSWTGSIPAEDLPGYGQMVRYGVEASAVAREFPFDSLRDSKPKGDKKYATVVDLVAVADETSLPTLHWFVKAPEDEANAMWDEPVGCFLMFPENGPANKGGKLRFYDAVTVRRRGSGRRGQNAAANMWGKRGSKDWPKRKLKFDFDGPSFRVDWGDGQRRKVEEVNLHSGYDEPGPGATYLREVLAASAFERVGVPAPAAKHVVLRRNGEFFGLYVMVENVDGEFLERKGESPSGPLFKAVHWRQSNLRPRAPAWAPCRYDAAWESGWGACPEVYRYSTSPRHLDEAGARDELDALLSALDAINSRGDATPMRAAIDTTLVTREMAVQTALLHQDRCAKNYYVYRSRGTNRWSRIPWDMEDSFATDYRNKAGRCDDDGGDACDWAQYCVQSCWKWNSPFFCDRDHPQDIFTESDGRSTWNHLVNGVLTDVDSRTAYLRELKRATESLHHSGWLEGEARRLRDVISSDARRDAAKWGLGDLDEGVNALVRQIRDRKSILESNYGAWWRDL; encoded by the coding sequence atGGCCTCGTCTCCACCCCCACGCCACGACCACCACCGCcagcgctcgcgcgggcgcgtcacCCCGTCTTACGTATCGTTTCCCACCTGCCTCTGCATGCTCCTCTGCGCGCTCCTGTGCAGCTTCCACACCTCGCCgggcggccacggcgcggtggcggccgccgaggagggcgacggcgagggcgacggaaTATCTCAGGGTCCGTATCTCAAGGTGTCCAAGGTTTCGAAACACCTCGAGCGGGCGAGGACCGGCGAggacctccgcgtcgacgccgataTCTCCTTTCGACGAgagggcctcggcgaggacgaccctTACCTCGTGTCGCTCCACGACCGAtacgtcgtcaccgcgcgaaTCCGTTACGTCTCCATGTTCGGAGAGGAACGCGTGGCCGACATGCGACGCGTGCCCGACGCGAAGCCCACGTCCTGGACCGGCTCGATACCCGCGGAAGACCTGCCGGGATACGGCCAGATGGTCCGATACGGCGTCGAggcctcggcggtggcgagggagtTTCCCTTTGACTCGCTGCGCGACTCGAAACCGAAAGGCGATAAAAAATACGCAACCGTCGTGGACctggtcgccgtcgcggacgagacgtCGCTGCCCACGCTGCACTGGTTCGTAAAAgcgcccgaggacgaggccaaCGCGATGTGGGACGAGCCCGTCGGCTGTTTCCTGATGTTTCCAGAGAACGGACCGGCGAATAAGGGCGGAAAGCTCAGGTTTTACGACGCGGTGACCGTTCGAAGGAGGGGGtcgggccgccgcgggcagaacgcggcggcgaacatgTGGGGCAAACGCGGGAGCAAGGACTGGCCGAAGCGCAAGCTCAAGTTCGACTTCGACGGGCCTTCGTTCCGCGTGGACTGGGGCGACGGCCAGCGAAGGAAAGTGGAGGAGGTGAACCTGCACTCCGGATACGATGAACCGGGGCCCGGAGCGACGTACCTGCGCGAGGTTCtagccgcgtccgcgttcgaACGCGTGGGCGTCccggcccccgccgccaagcacgtcgtcctccgcaGAAACGGCGAGTTCTTCGGCCTCTACGTCATGGTGGAAAACGTCGACGGCGAATTCCTGGAGCGGAAAGGCGAGTCCCCGTCGGGGCCCCTGTTCAAGGCGGTGCACTGGAGGCAGAGTAACCTGCGCCCCCGGGCGCCGGCTTGGGCGCCGTGCAggtacgacgccgcgtgggagAGCGGCTGGGGAGCGTGCCCCGAGGTGTACAGGTactcgacgtcgcctcgacacctcgacgaggcgggcgcgagggacgaacTCGACGCTTTGCTCTCCGCCCTGGACGCGATCaactcccgcggcgacgcgacacCGATGCGAGCCGCGATAGATACGACGCTCGTGACTCGGGAGATGGCGGTTCAGACGGCGCTGCTGCACCAGGACAGGTGCGCGAAGAACTACTACGTGTACAGGTCCAGGGGAACGAACAGGTGGTCTCGGATCCCTTGGGACATGGAGGATTCGTTCGCGACGGATTACAGAAATAAGGCCGGTcgatgcgacgacgacggcggcgacgcgtgcgactgGGCGCAGTACTGCGTGCAGTCGTGTTGGAAGTGGAACTCGCCGTTCTTCTGCGACAGGGACCACCCCCAGGACATATTCACGGAGAGCGACGGACGATCGACGTGGAATCATCTGGTAAACGGCGTGTTGACGGACGTCGACTCTCGGACCGCGTACTTGCGCGAGTTGAAGAGGGCGACGGAGTCGTTGCATCACTCCGGTTGGCtggagggcgaggcgcggcggctccgggaCGTGATCtcgtcggacgcgaggcgggacgcggcgaagtgGGGGCTGGGGGATCTGGACGAGGGCGTGAACGCGCTGGTGCGACAGATCCGCGACAGGAAGTCCATCCTCGAGTCAAACTACGGCGCGTGGTGGCGGGACCTGTGA
- a CDS encoding predicted protein: MGLFVPVVDQERARFERGSGGDDTASRAHRAFHDPHSLHRGSRPEDDTERDVGSQYAKKGNLVKVDGKWVKPSKDRDGRGSKPGVSHALGSEPQRFIPEKEFRGARLGYYFAMGKHGLGYYKDDPRLYRSNQWRDTWEELQAGDARARQARREETKAAREDRRDASAYDPHDYRGGRDRHRGGSRDRSRDRWTRRWGRRQGPARSAEEQEREQGPGWARVASQGDDAGGKGEGRAREARG, translated from the exons ATGGGGCTCTTCGTGCCGGTGGTCGACCAGGAGCGCGCCAGGTTCGAGCGCGGttcgggcggcgacgatacGGCATCCAGGGCGCACCGCGCGTTCCACGATCCGCACTCGCTGcaccgcggcagccgccCGGAAGACGAcaccgagcgcgacgtcggatCGCAGTACGCGAAGAAGGGCAATCTCGTCAAGGTGGACGGCAAGTGGGTGAAACCCTCGAAGGACAGGGACGGCCGGGGTTCCAAGCCCGGCGTCTCTCATGCGCTCGGGTCCGAGCCCCAGAGGTTCATCCCGGAGAAAGAATTCAGGGGCGCGCGGCTGGGATACTACTTTGCCATGGGCAAGCACGGCCTGGGTTACTACAAGGACGATCCGAGATTGTACAGATCGAACCAGTGGCGGGACACCTGGGAGGAGCTTCAGGCTggggacgcgcgagcgagacaggcgaggcgcgaggagaccaaggccgcgcgcgaggatcgcagggacgcgagcgcgtacgACCCGCACGACTACAGGGGAGGACGCGACCGGCACCGGGGCGGGTCGAGGGACAGGTCGAGGGACAG atggacgcggcggtggggtcGACGACAGGgaccggcgcgatcggcggaGGAGCAGGAGCGGGAGCAGGGAccggggtgggcgcgggtCGCCTCCCAGGGAGATGACGCGGGAGGAAAAGGAGAAggccgcgctcgagaggCTCGCGGCTAA
- a CDS encoding peroxisomal protein importer family (peroxisomal targeting signal 1 receptor), with protein sequence MSLRDLVAGPGGGGSCAVPDERASSTNPLGRLADAVLGDRKGRHPEHVGPRGAGPGSPGPGAFADQFLSEQRLRGNLLGGDDAGFSALPGQYRGTPGGPREGGWAAEFQQQRGAPEGYLSRAPRDLGAPPPMTPPVAPEHPALTAALHSAVADPSIAPASASTPPPRDLTLTPREKTVIRNRSAIMARHVHGMAPEHALRARLGAALSPLSIDPTPEGAMDGPRQFTMGGHPNGPALADASADSRAGWVHDFRRNENNQFQHQHPLHHQHPQQQQQRGARWADDFAAMSLNPGANAVQWTEEYSGRRASPRVDEIAPAAADGVRSDATADTWAEEFNAAMPGGEWAREFRREQDAREQGRAAGAERAHVPTEAQAETAAHAGRIAETMSSDQNPKFQNSQFLNFMSRMSRGETVVEGNDVVEVTPGAQQGSAAGERWGEEFARARGGGDWAAEFAAAGGPAADWARQFQQNQSVAQRDRDPAQGWADEFADVPEEWAAEFEEMKRGNPDWALENVWDQIESEGAALRNAERSHYQFTDPNPYLGRKDALEVGRDLFRRGVLSEAALALEAAVRADPKLVEGWRLLGTVHAENDDDRKAIAAMTKANEADPNNLEVLLSLGVSHTNELDQDEAVGHMRAWLRNQPRFRALEAEHASALGRTGGVDTPASVLELFKRAASAAPRDADVHAVLGVLAHLCRDYDAAVDAFNRALDIAPNDYSMWNKLGATQANSARSADAMAAYQRALDLKPNYVRAWCNMGIAFANQGKYADSVAYYVRALSLNPQAESAWGYLRISLGCCGRIELMEAVDRKDLELLQREFPL encoded by the coding sequence ATGTCGCTCAGGGACCTGGTGGCCGgccccgggggcggcggctcttgcgccgtccccgacgagcgcgcttCCTCCACCAATCCCCTCGGCagactcgccgacgcggtcctCGGCGATCGCAAGGGGCGGCACCCGGAGCACGTCGGGCCGAGGGGCGCTGGACCCGGATCGCCCGGGCCCGGCGCTTTCGCCGACCAGTTCCTCAGCGAGCAGCGGCTGCGAGGGAACCTGCTGGGaggagacgacgcgggttTCAGCGCGCTCCCGGGGCAGTATCGCGGGACGCCCGGCGGTCCGCGGGAGGGAGGATGGGCGGCGGAATTCCagcagcagcgcggcgcgcccgagggCTACCTgtcccgcgcccctcgagacttgggcgccccgccgccgatgaccccccccgtcgcgccggagcatcccgcgctcaccgccgcgcttcactccgcggtggcggatccgtccatcgcgcccgcgtccgcctccaccccgccgccgcgtgacCTCACCCTGACCCCGCGGGAGAAGACGGTCATCCGCAACCGAAGCGCGATCATGGCGAGGCACGTCCACGGCATGGCGCCCGAGCACGCCCTTCGCGCGAGGCTCGGAGCCGCCCTGTCGCCGCTCTCGATCGACCCGACGCCCGAGGGCGCCATGGACGGGCCGAGGCAGTTCACGATGGGGGGACACCCGAACGgtccggcgctcgcggacgccagcgCGGACTCGCGAGCGGGCTGGGTCCACGACTTTCGCCGCAACGAAAACAACCAGTTCCAGCACCAACACCCGCTTCATCACCAACAcccgcagcagcagcagcagcgcggGGCGCGGTGGGCCGATGATTTCGCCGCGATGTCCCTTAACCCCGGGGCGAACGCCGTGCAGTGGACCGAGGAATACAGCGGTCggagagcgtcgccgcgggtggacgagattgcgccggcggcggctgacggCGTTCGgtccgacgcgaccgcggatACGTGGGCTGAGGAGTtcaacgcggcgatgcccggCGGGGAGTGGGCGCGCGAGTTTCGGCGGGAGCAGGACGCGCGGGAacagggacgcgcggcgggtgccgaACGGGCGCACGTGCCGacggaggcgcaggcggagaCTGCGGCGCACGCCGGTCGAATCGCCGAGACGATGTCGAGCGACCAAAATCCCAAGTTTCAAAACTCTCAATTTCTCAACTTCATGTCCCGGATGAGCCGCGGGGAGACGGTGGTGGAGGGAAACGACGTCGTAGAGGTGACCCCGGGTGCCCAACaagggagcgcggcgggtgagCGATGGGGCGAGGAGTttgcgcgggcgcggggcggcggcgactgggCGGCTGAgtttgccgccgccgggggacCCGCGGCTGATTGGGCGCGCCAGTTCCAACAGAATCAGTccgtcgcgcagcgcgacCGGGACCCGGCGCAAGGGTGGGCGGACGAGTTCGCGGACGTGCCCGAGGAGTGGGCTGCCGAGTTTGAGGAGATGAAGCGGGGTAACCCCGACTGGGCGCTGGAAAACGTCTGGGACCAGATCGAgtcggagggcgcggcgctccgaAACGCCGAGCGCTCGCACTACCAGTTCACGGATCCTAACCCTTACCTCGGACGtaaggacgcgctcgaggttgGCAGGGATCTGTTCCGAAGGGGCGTTCTcagcgaggcggcgctcgccctcgaggcggcTGTCAGGGCGGATCCCAAGCTCGTCGAAGGCTGGCGGCTGCTCGGCACGGTTCACGccgagaacgacgacgatcgcaaggccatcgccgcgatgaccaAGGCGAACGAGGCGGACCCGAACAACCTCGAGGTTCTCCTATCCCTGGGCGTCAGCCACACCAACGAGCTCGACCAGGACGAAGCCGTCGGTCACATGCGCGCGTGGCTTCGCAACCAGCCGAGGTTcagggcgctggaggcggagCACGCGTCGGCCCTCGGacgcaccggcggcgtcgataCCCCCGCATCGGTGCTGGAGCTCTtcaagcgcgccgcgtccgccgcgccgagagacgcggacgtccacgccgtcctcggcgtcctcgcgcacctGTGCCGCGAttacgacgccgccgtcgacgcgtttaACCGGGCGCTCGACATCGCGCCGAACGATTACTCGATGTGGAACAAACTCGGCGCCACGCAGGCTAACAGCGCCcggtccgcggacgccatggcGGCGTACCAGAGAGCCTTAGACCTCAAGCCCAACTACGTTCGCGCGTGGTGTAACATGGGCATCGCGTTTGCCAACCAGGGCAAGTACGCGGATAGCGTCGCGTATTACGTCCGGGCGCTGAGTCTTAACCCGCAGGCGGAGAGTGCGTGGGGGTACCTGCGCATATCGCTGGGTTGCTGCGGGAGGATCGAGCTGATGGAGGCGGTGGACAGGAAGGACCTGGAGCTGCTGCAGCGCGAGTTTCCGCTGTGA
- a CDS encoding predicted protein: MAFQNDTLYAVTGLFAFSASIMAMTQIAMHLKNYTQPAHQRFIIRICFMVPIYAICSWLSLLHRPASLYLDTFRDCYESWVVYNFLNLCLAYVGGPGNVVNRMAGKEVDPSCWAMTCCLPPLPIDGVYIRRCRQGAIQFVLLKPILAGLTLMLTWGGVYGDNEIVADRAYPYIAFVYNMSYTLALYALLLFYLGAHDLLKPYKPVMKFVLVKSVIFLTFWQSIVCAILVSDGVLETGADGRALQNVLICVEMIIAAPFMLKAFPWSVYSGMGTKGMFNNISHAISIDDVVSDTVHQFAPTYQEYVLHGTEGGPTRKIRLKTHVMMGQEMMNARNGGARGGGARGPGGGDERPGAGMLANAGFENSYGMRDVQDDYQDDDDDVWDGEGDVADGEGEGDGEGEGGRGTGRPAAGAMAPLGMERREETGTVFDMVIDRMDPVRVEHSLLDGGGGGGTAGGGTAGGGTAGGGTAGGGQAGLAPTPPPPRGNRRWDATPAPAALAPPPAFPKP; encoded by the exons ATGGCGTTTCAGAACGATACCCTGTATGCCGTGACCGGCCTcttcgccttctcggcgtcgatcaTGGCCATGACGCAG ATCGCCATGCATCTCAAGAACTACACGCAGCCGGCGCACCAGAGGTTCATCATCCGTATTTGTTTCATGGTTCCCATCTACGCCATCTGCTCGTGGCTCTcgctcctccaccgccccgcgtcgctgTACCTCGACACCTTCCGCGACTGCTACGAGTCTTGGGTGGTGTACAACTTCCTCAACCTGTGCCTGGCGTACGTCGGCGGACCGGGCAACGTGGTGAACAGGATGGCGGGCAAGGAGGTGGATCCCAGCTGCTGGGCGATGACGTGCTGCCTGCCCCCGCTGCCTATCGACGGTGTCTACATCCGCCGGTGTAGGCAGGGCGCCATCCAGTTTGTCCTCCTCAAGCccatcctcgccgggctCACGCTGATGCTCACCTGGGGAGGCGTGTACGGAGACAacgagatcgtcgcggaCAGGGCCTACCCGTACATCGCGTTCGTGTACAACATGAGCTACACCCTGGCGCTGTACGCGCTCTTACTCTTCTACCTTGGCGCGCACGACTTGCTCAAACCGTACAAGCCGGTGATGAagttcgtcctcgtcaaGTCGGTCATCTTCCTCACCTTTTGGCAGAGCATCGTGTGCGCCATACTGGTCTCCGACGGGGTGCTGGagacgggcgccgacggtaGGGCGCTGCAAAACGTGCTCATCTGCGTCGAGATGATCATCGCCGCTCCCTTCATGTTGAAGGCGTTCCCTTGGAGCGTGTACTCGGGGATGGGCACGAAAGGAATGTTCAACAACATCTCGCACGCCAtctccatcgacgacgtggtGTCCGATACCGTCCACCAGTTCGCGCCCACGTACCAGGAGTACGTGCTCCACGGCACCGAGGGTGGACCCACACGCAAGATCAGGCTCAAGACCCACGTCATGATGGGCCAGGAGATGATGAACGCGCGAAACGGCGGCgccaggggcggcggcgccaggggacccggcggcggggatgagcgaccgggcgcgggcaTGCTCGCCAACGCGGGCTTCGAGAATAGCTACGGCATGAGGGACGTCCAGGACGACTaccaggacgacgacgacgacgtttgggacggggagggcgacgtcgcggacggggagggcgaaggggacggggagggcgaaggggggcgcgggacggggaggcccgcggcgggcgcgatggcgccgctcgGGATGGAGAGACGGGAGGAGACAGGGACCGTGTTCGACATGGTGATCGATCGCATGGACCCCGTGCGCGTGGAGCATTCGCTtttggacggcggcggcgggggcggcacagctggcggcggcacagctggcggcggcacagctggcggcggcacagctggcggcgggcaAGCGGGGctggcgccgacgccaccgccgcctcgggggAACAGGCGATGGGACGCgactcccgcgcccgccgcgctggcgccgccgccggcgttccCTAAACCCTGA
- the Nmt gene encoding myristoyl-CoA:protein n-myristoyltransferase (expressed): protein MADEDHERPAPSDLAEEAGRSFAGMSLDDVKDHAFWETQPVGQLKPELDKSGPEGPIDDPMTVDEVKKEGYHLPPSFEWCTCDVTDKKVNDEVFELLDNNYVEDDDAMFRFQYSREFLKWVLQPPGYVKDWHLGVRVVGTGKLVAFITGVPAKLSVKGKKLDLAEINFLCIHKKLRSKRLAPMLIREITRRINLSGIWQAAYTAGVVLPKPIGTARYWHRSLNVKKLVEIGFTHLHSRMTMSQTIKFFRLDKKPATPGIRPMEDKDVPAVTALLNNYLKKFAVAPVFDEEETRHHLSMRDGVVYSYVVEDPDKPGKITDFVSFYSLPSTVIQSSGGHSTLRAAYSYYNVAGKADLTRLMEDALILARQKDFDVFNCLDLMDNAQFLKDLKFGIGDGNLQYYLYNWRLHNKLGPGDIGLVLT, encoded by the coding sequence atggcggacgaggaccatgagcgtcccgcgccctcggATCTGGCCGAGGAGGCTGGCAGATCCTTTGCCGGCATgtccctcgacgacgtgaaGGACCACGCCTTCTGGGAGACCCAGCCGGTGGGCCAGCTCAAGCCCGAGCTCGATAAATCCGGACCCGAGGGCCCGATCGACGACCCGATGACGGTCGACGAGGTGAAGAAGGAGGGGTACCACCTGCCACCGTCGTTCGAGTGGTGCACGTGCGACGTAACGGACAAGAAGGTGAACGATGAGGTcttcgagctcctcgacaaCAActacgtcgaggacgacgacgccatgtTCAGGTTCCAGTACTCGCGCGAGTTCCTCAAGTGGGTGCTCCAGCCCCCGGGGTACGTTAAGGACTGGCACCTGGGCGTGAGGGTGGTGGGCACGGGTAAGCTGGTCGCGTTCATCACCGGCGTACCCGCCAAGCTGTCGGTCAAGGGAAAGAAGCTGGACCTGGCGGAGATCAACTTCCTGTGCATCCACAAGAAGCTCCGATCGAAGCGACTGGCTCCCATGCTCATCCGCGAGATCACCCGGAGGATCAACCTGAGCGGTATCTGGCAGGCGGCGTACACCGCGGGCGTGGTGCTCCCCAAGCCCATCGGCACCGCTCGGTACTGGCACCGATCGCTCAACGTCAAGAAGCTCGTGGAGATCGGGTTCACCCATCTCCACAGCCGCATGACGATGAGCCAGACGATAAAGTTCTTCAGGCTGGACAAGAAGCCGGCCACGCCCGGGATCCGACCGATGGAGGACAAGGACGtgcccgcggtgaccgcgttGCTGAACAACTACCTCAAGAAGTttgccgtcgcgccggttttcgacgaggaggagacgagGCACCACCTATCGATGCGCGATGGGGTCGTTTACTCGTACGTGGTGGAGGACCCGGACAAGCCGGGGAAAATCACCGATTTCGTGTCATTCTACTCGCTCCCGTCCACCGTGATCCAATCCAGCGGCGGGCACAGCACCCTCCGGGCGGCGTACTCGTACTACAACGTCGCGGGTAAGGCGGACCTGACGCGGCTGATGGAAGACGCGCTCATCCTCGCCAGGCAGAAGGATTTTGACGTGTTCAACTGCCTGGACCTGATGGACAACGCTCAGTTTCTCAAGGATCTCAAGTTTGGCATCGGCGATGGCAACCTTCAGTACTACCTGTACAACTGGAGGCTGCACAACAAGCTCGGGCCCGGGGATATCGGCCTCGTGCTGACCTAA
- a CDS encoding predicted protein, producing the protein DLDYLQELIAIQSGGPKNIGFFGTRNMGFLHQELVEILSYALVLTENHIFTSGATGTNAAVIRGALRAERPDLLTVILPQSLEKQPEESRELLEQVENVVERGEKDHLPLGEASRLCNEDIVGRVQQVICFAFHDSNTLLDTCMEAKMSKKIVTLFYLD; encoded by the coding sequence GACCTGGATTACCTCCAGGAGCTCATAGCCATCCAGTCGGGAGGTCCGAAGAACATAGGCTTCTTCGGCACCAGGAACATGGGTTTCCTGCaccaggagctcgtcgagatCCTGTCCTACGCCCTGGTGCTGACGGAGAACCACATATTCACCTCGGGCGCCACCGGCaccaacgccgcggtgatccgcggcgcccttcgcgccgagcgaccGGACCTGCTCACCGTGATCTTACCCCAGAGCCTGGAGAAGCAGCCGGAGGAGTCGCGGGAGCTGCTGGAGCAGGTGGAGAACGTGGTGGAGCGGGGGGAGAAGGATCACCTGCCGCTGGGCGAGGCGTCGAGGCTGTGCAACGAGGACATCGTCGGGCGGGTGCAGCAGGTGATCTGCTTCGCGTTTCACGACTCGAACACGCTGCTCGACACGTGCATGGAGGCGAAGATGAGCAAGAAGATCGTCACCCTCTTCTACCTCGACTGA